CGCGCAGGGACAGGCTCTTGTCGTCCACCTTAACCTCGGTGTCGCCGGACAGTTCCACCAGCCGCAGCAGGGCGTCCACCTGGGCTTCGTCATTGGTGAACCACACGCCCAGCGCGTCGCCGGGCTGATAGGTCAGGCCGGATTCTTCCAGGGAAATTTCGATATGACGCACATCCCGGTCGGAATCCCGGCCGGTGATTTTCTGGTTGGTGGACAGCTCGGCGGCATAGGGATTCTTCTTGCTGTACAGGCTTGCCACCCCTTGAGTGGCAGGCGCGCCCGGAATCACCTGATTGGCGGCCTCGGCAGACAGTGCATCTTTCAGCAGCTCAAAGGCCGAGTTACCCCAGTCGGTGGCCGGGCCTTCATAGTCCACGTCGCAGTCGAGGCGAGCCAACAGCGGCTTGGCGCCGGCCTTGCTCAGGTATTCGTCAAAATCCTTGCCGGTCTGGCAGAAGAATTCATAGGAGGAATCCCCCAGGCCAATCACGCCGTAGCTCAGTCCATCCAGCTTGCCAGCCTTGCCGGCCTTGAGCTGCTTGTGAAATTCAATGGCGTCATCGGGTGCCTCACCCTCACCATTGGTACTGGCCACGATCAGTACATGGGTTTCCTTCTTGAGCTGCTTGATCTTGTAGTCGGCTACATTGAACAGCTCGGCGGCCACGCCGCTGGCATCGGCCTGGGCCTTGAGGGCCGAAGCCACACCCTTGGCGTTGCCGGTTTGTGAGGCGTAAAGAATGGTCAGCTTGCCTGCCGGTTGCGCGGCGGCGGCGGGCTGGGCCGCAATGGCCTGGCCGTGCTGGCTGATGCCATAGAGATAGCCGCTTACCCAGGCCAGCTGGGTGGCGTTGAGCTCGGCCGCCACCTGAGTGAGCTTGTGCACCTGTTGTTCATTGAGCGGGCTGGCGGCCGCCGCGAGTTCCTTTAAAAGCATGACATTGCCTTCCCCTTTTTCGAATTGGACATAGCTTAAGTCAGGGCAAGGAAAAACAATAAAGAATAAAGGGTGATTTTTTATTCGTTAAAAGAATATGACTTGGGAGTAAGGAGTAAGGAGTAAGGAGTATGTATGTTCTCCTCACTCCTTACCCTTTACGCCTGACATCATGAAAAAAGGGCTTCCTTGCGGAAGCCCTTGTCTTATCAGCGAGTTGGTTACTGCTTATTCGTCGGCGTTACCGGCGTTCAGCAGGTCGGCGAGGCTCTGCTCGGCTTCGTCGGCGGAGATTTTCACCGGCTGTTCCGGCTGACGACGGGCCTGACGGCCCTGATGGTAGGCAAAACCGGTACCGGCCGGTACCAGGCGACCCACGATCACGTTCTCCTTCAGACCACGCAGGTCGTCGACCTTGCCGGCCACGGCCGCTTCGGTCAGCACTCGAGTGGTCTCCTGGAAGGAGGCCGCCGAGATGAAGGACTCGGTGCTCAGTGAGGCCTTGGTAATACCCATCAGCACGTGGCGGTAGCCGATGGTACGCTTGCCGTCGGCTTCCAGGGCACGGTTGGCCTGGCGAATGCGCACCACTTCGGCCTGTTCGCCTTCGATAAAGTCGGAATCACCGGCGTCCATGATCTCGGCACGACGCAGCATCTGACGCACCACGGTTTCGATGTGCTTGTCGTTGATCTTAACACCCTGCAGGCGGTAAACCTCCTGCACCTCGTTGACGATGTAGTTCGCCACCGGGCTGATGCCGCGCAGACGCAGAATGTCGTGGGGAGACTCGGCGCCGTCGGCCAGCACTTCGCCCTTCTCGACCTTCTCACCTTCGAACACGTTGAGGTGACGCCACTTCGGAATCATCTCTTCGTAGGCATCGCCCCCTTCCAGCGGCGTGATCACCAGGCGGCGCTTGCCCTTGGTTTCCTTGCCAAAGGAGATGGTGCCGGAGATCTCGGCCAGAATTGCCGGCTCTTTCGGTTGACGGGCTTCGAACAGGTCGGCAACCCGCGGCAGACCACCGGTGATGTCCTTGGTACCGCCGGATTCCTGGGGAATACGGGCCACGGCATCACCCACGTTAACCTGAGCACCGTCTTCCAGGCTCACGATGGCGCGGCCGGGCAGGAAGTACAGGGCTGACAGATCGGTGTCCGGAATGAACACGTCCTTGCCGGCGTCGTCTACCAGCTTGACGGTGGGGCGCAGTTCCTTACCGGAGCTGGGACGCTCGTTCACGTCCATCACCACGATGCTGGACAGACCGGTCAGCTCGTCGGTCTGACGGCTGATGGTGACGCCATCGATCATGTCGATGAACTTCACGCGGCCCGCCACCTCGGTAATGATCGGGTGAGTATGCGGATCCCAGTTGGCTACTACCTGACCGGCCTGCACCAAACCACCGTCCTGTTGCTCCAGCACGGCACCGTAGGGCAGTTTGTGGTTTTCCCGGGTCTGGCCCATCTCGTCGATGATGGTCAGCTCGGAAGAACGGGACACGATAACGGTCTTGCCGTCCATGTTGGTAACGGTCTGGGCATTCTGCAGCTTGACGGTACCGCTGTGCTTGACCTGAATGCTGCTCTCTGCCGCCGCCCGCGATGCCGCACCACCGATGTGGAAGGTACGCATGGTCAGCTGGGTGCCCGGCTCACCGATGGACTGGGCGGCGATAACACCGACTGCCTCGCCCTGGTTAACCAGGTGGCCACGGGCCAGATCACGACCGTAACAGTGGGCACAGACGCCGTGGTCGTTGTCACAGGTGATAACGGAACGCACCTTGACGCGGTCGACGGAGCTGGCTTCCAGCAGATCACACAGCTGCTCGTCGAGCAGGGTGTTGCGGGCCACCAGCACTTCGTCTTCGGTACCCGGCTTGATCACATCCTCGGCCACAACCCGGCCCAGTACGCGCTCGCGCAGGGGTTCTACCACGTCACCGCCTTCGATCAGCGGCATCATCCACAGACCTTCGTGAGTACCACAGTCGTCGGTGGTAATCACCAGATCCTGGGCCACGTCCACCAGACGACGAGTCAGGTAACCGGAGTTCGCGGTCTTCAGTGCGGTATCGGCCAGACCCTTACGGGCACCGTGGGTCGAGATGAAGTACTGCAGTACGTTCAGACCTTCACGGAAGTTCGCAATGATCGGCGTTTCGATGATGGAGCCGTCCGGCTTGGCCATCAGGCCCCGCATACCCGCCAGCTGACGGATCTGGGCGGCACTACCCCGGGCGCCGGAGTCGGCCATCATGTAGATGCTGTTAAAGGAGTCCTGCAGCTCTTCTTCGCCGTCGCGGTTGAGCACGGTGTCCTTTGACAGGTTTTCCATCATCGCCTTGGACACCCGCTCGTTGGCGCTGGCCCAGATATCGATAACCTTGTTGTAGCGCTCACCGGCGGTAACCAGACCGGACTGGAACTGGTCCTGAATCTCGGTCACTTCGGCTTCGGCCTCGTCGATGATGTCCTTCTTGGCATCCGGAATCACCATGTCGTTGATGCCCACGGACACACCGGACAGGGTGGCGTAATGGAAACCGGTATACATCAGCTGATCGGCGAAGATAACGGAGTGCTTCAGGCCCAGCAGGCGATAGCAGCCGTTCAGCAGCTTGGAGATCTGCTTCTTGCCCATGGCCTGGTCGATCATTTCAAAGGGCATGCCCTTGGGTACGATCAGGCTCAGGATGGCGCGGCCGATGGTGGTGTCACGCACGGCGGTACGCTTCACCAGGGTACCGTCTTCCTGCTTCTCAAAGTCGGTGATGCGCACCTTGACCCGAGCGTGCAGCTCGGCATGACCGGCGCGGTATACCTTTTCGGCTTCCTTCGGGCTGGTCAGCAGCATGCCCTCGCCCTTGGCGTTGATGCGATCACGGGTCATGTAGTACAGACCCAGTACCACGTCCTGGGACGGGACGATGATCGGCTCGCCGTTGGCGGGAGACAGAATGTTGTTGGTGGACATCATCAGCGCGCGGGCTTCGAGCTGGGCTTCCAGGGTCAGCGGTACGTGTACCGCCATCTGGTCACCGTCGAAGTCGGCGTTATAGGCCGCACACACCAGGGGGTGCAGCTGAATGGCCTTGCCTTCGATCAGCACCGGCTCGAACGCCTGAATACCCAGACGGTGCAGGGTGGGCGCACGGTTCAGCAGCACCGGGTGCTCGCGAATCACCTCGTCCAGGATATCCCAGACTACGGCTTCTTCGCGCTCAACCATCTTCTTGGCCGCCTTGATGGTGGTGGCCAGGCCGCGGGTTTCCAGCTTGCCGTAGATGAAGGGCTTGAACAGCTCCAGGGCCATCTTCTTGGGCAGACCGCACTGATGCAGGCGCAGGGTCGGACCCACGGTGATAACGGAACGACCGGAGTAGTCGACCCGCTTACCCAGCAGGTTCTGACGGAAACGGCCCTGCTTACCCTTGATCATGTCGGCCAGGGACTTCAGCGGGCGCTTGTTGGAGCCGGTGATGGCACGGCCACGACGGCCGTTGTCCAGCAGGGCGTCAACGGATTCCTGCAGCATGCGCTTTTCGTTGCGCACGATGATGTCGGGCGCAGCCAGGTCCAGCAGGCGCTTCAGACGGTTGTTCCGGTTGATCACCCGGCGATACAGATCGTTCAGATCCGAGGTCGCGAAGCGGCCACCATCCAGCGGCACCAGCGGACGCAGATCCGGCGGCAGTACCGGCAGTACCGTCATGACCATCCACTCGGGCTTGTTGCCGGAGAAGTGGAAGGCTTCCATCAGCTTCAGACGCTTGGTGATCTTCTTGCGCTTGGTTTCGGAGTTGGTGGAATCCAGCTCCTCACGCATGACGTTGATTTCACCTTCGAGATCGATGTCTTTCAGCAGGGCCAGCACGGCCTCGGCGCCCATCTTGGCGTCGAATTCGTCACCCCACTCTTCCAGCGAGTCCAGGTACTGCTCTTCAGACAGCATCTGGCCGCGCTCCAGGCTGGTCATGCCCGGCTCGATAACCACGTAGGATTCAAAGTACAGCACCCGCTCGATATCGCGCAGGGTCATGTCCAGCAGCAGGCCAATACGGCTCGGCAGGGACTTCAGGAACCAGATGTGGGCAACCGGGCTGGCCAGCTCGATGTGACCCATGCGCTCACGGCGCACCTTGGTCTGGGTAACTTCAACGCCGCACTTTTCACAGATCACGCCGCGGTGCTTGAGGCGCTTGTACTTGCCGCACAAACACTCATAGTCCTTGACCGGTCCGAAGATCCGGGCACAGAAAAGGCCGTCACGCTCCGGCTTGAAGGTACGGTAGTTAATGGTCTCAGGCTTTTTGACTTCGCCATAGGACCAAGAGCGGATCATGTCGGGCGAGGCCAGACCGATTTTGATACCGTCAAACTCTTCAGTCTTACTCTGCGCTTTCAAAAACTTAAGCAAGTCTTTCACGTTAGTCTCCTGTGAGGAGTTCTACCTGGGCGCCCCTACTCCCTAGAGAGCGGGGGCGCCGTTATTTCCGAGGCAGTCTGGTGCCTTAACTTTCTTCCAGCTCGATGTTGATACCCAGGGAGCGGATTTCCTTCAGCAGTACGTTGAAGGACTCGGGCATGCCCGGCTCCATGCGGTGATCGCCGTCCACGATGTTCTTGTACATCTTGGTCCGGCCGTTTACATCGTCCGACTTGACGGTCAGCATTTCCTGCAGGGTGTAGGCGGCGCCGTACGCTTCCAGCGCCCACACTTCCATCTCCCCGAAACGCTGACCACCGAACTGGGCCTTACCGCCCAGCGGCTGCTGGGTGACCAGACTGTAGGAGCCGGTAGAACGGGCATGCATCTTGTCGTCCACCAGGTGGTTCAGCTTCAGCATGTACATGTAGCCCACGGTGACCGGACGCTCAAAGGCGTTACCGGTACGGCCGTCGAACAGGGTGATCTGGCCGGATTCGGGCAGATCGGCCAGCTTCAGCAGACGCTTGATCTCGTACTCGCGGGCACCATCAAACGCCGGCGTGGCAATGGGCATGCCCTTGCGCAGGTTGTTGGCCAGCACGCGAACTTCGTCGTCGGAGAAGGTGGACAGATCCACTTTCTGCCGTACGCCGTCACCCAGATTGTAGACTTCCTGAATGAACTCGCGCAGACGGGCCAGCTCCTGCTGCTCCTTGATCATGCGGTCGATCTTTTCACCGATGCCCTTGGCCGCCAGGCCCAGGTGGGTTTCCAGAATCTGACCGATGTTCATCCGCGAGGGTACACCCAGCGGGTTGAGCACGATGTCGACCGGACGGCCGTGTTCGTCGTGAGGCATGTCTTCAATCGGCACAATGGTGGATACCACACCCTTGTTACCGTGACGACCCGCCATCTTGTCACCGGGCTGAATGCGACGCTTCACCGCCAGATACACTTTGACGATCTTGAGCACGCCCGGGGCCAGGTCATCGCCCTGAGTGATCTTGCGACGCTTGTTTTCGAACTTCTTGTCGAAGTCGGCCTTCAGTTCGGCGTACTGCTCGGCGATTTGCTCCAGTTCAACCTGCTTGCCTTCGTCGTCGAGGGCCTGCTCCAGCAGTTTTTCCCGGGCCAGCTTGGACACCTTATCGGCGCTCATGCCGGCGGCGATCAGCACGGAACGGGCACGAGCGAAGATGCCGTCTTCAAGAATGCTGAACTCTTCGGTCAGGTCTTTCTTGGCCTGCTTGAGCTGCATGTGCTCGATGTCCTGGGCACGCTTGTCCTTCTCGACGCCGTCACGGGTAAACACCTGAACGTCGATAACGGTACCGTACACGGAGTTGGGCACGCGCAGGGAAGAGTCCTTCACGTCGGACGCCTTCTCACCAAAGATGGCACGCAGCAGCTTCTCTTCCGGGGTCAGCTGGGTTTCGCCCTTCGGCGTCACCTTGCCCACCAGAATGTCGCCGGGCTTCACTTCGGCACCCACGTAAACGATGCCGGACTCGTCCAGCTTGCTCAGGGCGGCCTCACCCACGTTGGGAATGTCGGCGGTGATCTCTTCCGGACCCAGCTTGGTGTCACGGGAGATACAGGACAGTTCCTGAATGTGAATGGTGGTCAGGCGATCTTCCATCACCACCCGCTCGCTGAGCAGGATGGAGTCTTCGAAGTTGTAGCCGTTCCAGGGCATGAAGGCCACGCGCAGGTTCTGACCCAGGGCCAGTTCACCCAGATCGGTGGACGGGCCGTCGGCCAGTACGTCACCGCTGATCACGCGCTCACCGGGCATCACGCAAGGACGCTGGTTGATGCAGGTGTTCTGGTTGGAACGGGTGTACTTGGTCAGGTTGTAGATGTCGATACCGGCTTCGCCGGGCAGCATCTCTTCTTCGTTCACCTTGACCACGATGCGTGACGCGTCGACATAGTCGACCACACCGCCCCGCTTGGCCACGGCGGTTACGCCGGAGTCAACGGCCACGGCCCGCTCGATACCGGTACCCACCAGCGGCTTGTCCGCCTTCAGGGTCGGCACGGCCTGACGCTGCATGTTCGAGCCCATCAGTGCCCGGTTGGCGTCATCGTGTTCCAGGAACGGGATCAGTGAGGCAGCCACGGAAACGATCTGCTGCGGGCTCACGTCCATGTACTGCACCTGGTCGGCGTTCATGTAGGTGGCTTCGCCCTTGTGACGGGACGGTACCAGCTCGTCGAGCAGGCGACCTTCTTCGTCGATGGCGGCGTTGGCCTGGGCGATGACGAAGTGACCTTCCTCGATGGCGGACAGGTAATCCACCTCGTCGGTGATCTGACCGTCAACCACACGGCGATACGGCGTCTCGAGGAAACCGTATTCGTTGGTGCGGGAGTAGCAGGCCAGCGAGTTGATCAGACCGATGTTCGGACCTTCAGGCGTCTCGATGGGGCACAGGCGACCGTAGTGGGTCGGGTGTACGTCTCGTACCTCAAAGCCGGCACGTTCACGGGTCAGGCCGCCCGGGCCTAGGGCCGAAATACGGCGCTTGTGGGTCACTTCGGACAGCGGGTTGTTCTGGTCCATGAACTGGGACAGCTGGCTGGAACCAAAGAACTCCTTCACTGCGGCGCTGATCGGCTTGGCATTGATCAGGTCCTGAGGCATCAGGGTATCCAGATCGCCCAGAGACAGACGCTCCTTCACCGCGCGCTCAACGCGAACCAGACCAACACGGAACTGGTTTTCGGCCATTTCGCCCACGGAGCGAATACGACGGTTGCCCAGGTGGTCGATATCGTCCACCTCGTCCACACCGTTGCGGATGGCGATCAGCTGCTTCATCACGTCGACGATGTCGGACTTGGTCAGGGTACCCGGACCATTCAGCTCTTCGCGCAACAGGCGGCGGTTGAACTTCATACGACCGACGGTAGACAGGTCGTAGCGATCGTCGGTGAAGAACAGGTTCTCAAACAGGGTCTCGGCCGCTTCGCGGGTGGGCGGCTCGCCCGGACGCATCATGCGATAGATTTCCACCAGCGCCTCGAGGCGGGTAGTGGCAGAATCGATGCGCAGGGTCTCGGACATGTAGGCGCCGTGATCCAGTTCGTTGGTGAACAGGGTCTCGAACTGCTTGATGCCGGCCACAGACAGGTTGGCCAGGTTTTCCAGGCTCAGCTCGCTGTTGGCGGCGACCATCACTTCGCCGGTGTCGGCGTTGATGTAGTCCTTGGCGGCCACCTTGCCGACGGCGTATTCCACCGGCACTTCCAGCTGCTCGACGCCGGCCTTTTCCAGCTGGCGAATATGGCGGGCAGTGATGCGGCGACCGGTTTCAACCAGCACTTCACCGTCGACCAGAATGTCGAAGGAGGCGGTATCACCACGCAGGCGCTCGGGCTTGAGCTCCATCATCAGCTTGCCGTCGGCCACTTCGAAACGGGTGGTTTCAAAGAAGGTGGACAGAATGTCTTCGGTGGTGAAGTCAAGCGCGCGCAGAATAATGGACGCCGGCAGTTTGCGGCGACGGTCGATCCGGACAAACAGGTTGTCTTTGGGATCGAATTCAAAATCGAGCCAGGAACCACGGTAAGGGATCACGCGGGCGTTATACAGGACCTTACCGGAGGAGTGGGTCTTGCCGCGATCGTGATCGAAAAACACACCCGGGCTGCGGTGCAGCTGGGAGACGATTACCCGCTCGGTACCGTTGATCACAAAGGTACCGTTCTCAGTCATGAGCGGGATTTCGCCCATGTAGACTTCTTGCTCCTTGATGTCCTTGACAGTGCCGGCGGCGGCTTCTCTGTCGTACAGGACCATACGCAACTTGACGCGCAACGGCGCCGAGTAGGTCACGCCACGGATCTGACATTCCTGCACGTCAAATACGGGCTCACCCAGACGATAGCTGACATACTGCAGCTCGGCAGTGCCAGAATAGCTAGTGATAGGGAAAACGCTGCGGAAAGCCGCTTCCAGACCGTACTCGCCTTGAGGATCTGCTTCAATAAACTGTTTGAAGGAGTCAAGCTGGATTGACAGCAGGTAAGGCGTGTCCAAGACCTGGTCACGCTTACCGAAGTCCTTACGAATGCGTTTTTTCTCTGTATAAGAGTAAACCATAGGGTTCCTCAGCTCGCTGATAAGTGACCCACTCTGCCCAAATGGGACAGCTCTGATAACATCGTTTCTTGTTGGCCGAATGTCTCGACAACACTCGGTGGCTGGAACAACGAGAGGCTAAAACGACGTGAAAATTCCCCTCATCCCACAGCGCAAAAGGGCCGGTGAATAAAGATTCACCAGCCCTAGCCTGATTGCTCAGGCCGCTAAGCTATAGTCTAGCTTATTTGAGCTCAACAGAAGCACCGGCTTCTTCGAGTTCTTTCTTCAGTGCTTCGGCTTCGCCTTTGCTCAGCTGCTCTTTAACAGCGGCAGGAGCGGACTCAACCAGACCTTTGGCTTCTTTCAGGCCCAGGCCGGTGGCGCCGCGAACGGCCTTGATAACGGCAACCTTGTTGGCACCGGCACCGGTCAGGATTACGTCGAACTCGGTCTGCTCTTCGGCAGCAGCGGCACCGGCGTCACCGGCTACGGCTACGGCAGCAGCGGCAGAAACGCCGAACTTCTCTTCCATGGCTTCAATCAGTTCAACAACCTGCATTACAGACATTTCTGCAACGGCTTCGATGATTTGGTCTTTAGTGATAGACATGACTCAAATTCCTAATGTTCTGAAGTATACGGTAATCAAGCAGCCAAACGCGCCTTAGGCGGCTTCGGCTTCTTTCTTGTCGCGCAGGGCAGCAAAGGTACGAACCAGCTTGCCAGCGGAGGCTTCTTTCATGGTCGCCATCAGCTTCGCAATTGCTTCGTCGTAAGTCGGCAGCTTGGCGAGGCGGTCAATGTCGGCCGCAGGGATAAATTCGCCCTCGAAAGCCAGACCTTTCACCTCAAACGCGCTTTGCTCTTTGGCAAAGTCCTTGAACAGACGAGCGGCAGCGCCCGGGTGCTCATTGGAGAACGCGATCAGGGTCGGACCAACGAATACCTCTTTCAGGCACTCGTAGCTGGTCTCTTCCACTGCCAGGCGAGCCAGAGTGTTACGGACTACCTTGAGGTAGATACCGTTTTCACGGGCTTGCTTGCGCAGGGTGGTCATGGCAGCCACAGTCACGCCGCGAGAATCGGCAACGACTGCAGACAGGGCGCCCTTGGCAGCTTCGTTGACTTCAGCAACAATTGCTTTTTTGTCGTCGAGTCTTAATGCCATTGGCTAAACTCCTGGATTCCACCTGGGAAATTCCCAGATTAAACACACGCCTCTATACAGAGGCACCAAGGTGGCGAATTCCAGAAGAAAGAAAATGCTTTCTAACTGGGTCCCGGCACCATCTACGCTGGAACATTAAGCCTTGCGGCTCCAGCGGTCTTGGACGGGAGTCGAAGCCCCCAACCAAATAACAAGGCGCAAAATTCTACGAGAATTGCCGCGCCTTGTAAATGCTTAATTAAGCAACATCCAGACCGGATTGATCAACAGCCAGACCGGCGCCCATGGTGGTGGACAGGCTGACTTTCTTGATGTACTGGCCTTTGGAAGAAGCGGGCTTGGCACGCTTCAGGGCGCCCAGCAGGGCTTCCAGGTTGCCTTTCAGCTTGTCGGCATCGAAGTCGGCCTTGCCGATGGTGGTGTGGATGATACCGTTCTTGTCGTTACGGTAGCGCACCTGACCAGCCTTGGCATTCTGCACGGCTTCGGCAACGTTCGGGGTCACGGTGCCAACCTTGGGGTTCGGCATCAGACCGCGCGGGCCCAGAATCTGGCCCAGCATACCCACAACGCGCATGGCGTCGGGAGAAGCGATAACCACGTCAAAGTTCAGTTCACCGGCTTTAACCTGCTCGGCCAGGTCTTCCATGCCTACCAGGTCGGCACCGGCAGCCTTGGCGGCTTCGGCGTTGGCGCCCTGAGTGAACACGGCAACGCGTACGTCACGACCGGTGCCGTGGGGCAGCACGGTGGCGCCACGTACGTTCTGGTCGGATTTACGAGCGTCGATGCCCAGGTTAACGGCTACGTCGATGCTTTCAACGAACTTGGCGGTGGCCAGTTCTTTCAGCAGGGCGATGGCTTCGTTGATTTCGTACTCGCGAGTGGCATCTACACGCTCACGGATGGTACGCATACGCTTGGTCAGTTTAGCCATGGTCTCAGCCCTCCACTACCAGGCCCATGGAACGGGCAGAACCTTCGAGGCAACGCACGCGGGCGTCAACGTCAGCACCGGTCATGTCCGGAGT
This genomic window from Oceanimonas doudoroffii contains:
- the rpoB gene encoding DNA-directed RNA polymerase subunit beta is translated as MVYSYTEKKRIRKDFGKRDQVLDTPYLLSIQLDSFKQFIEADPQGEYGLEAAFRSVFPITSYSGTAELQYVSYRLGEPVFDVQECQIRGVTYSAPLRVKLRMVLYDREAAAGTVKDIKEQEVYMGEIPLMTENGTFVINGTERVIVSQLHRSPGVFFDHDRGKTHSSGKVLYNARVIPYRGSWLDFEFDPKDNLFVRIDRRRKLPASIILRALDFTTEDILSTFFETTRFEVADGKLMMELKPERLRGDTASFDILVDGEVLVETGRRITARHIRQLEKAGVEQLEVPVEYAVGKVAAKDYINADTGEVMVAANSELSLENLANLSVAGIKQFETLFTNELDHGAYMSETLRIDSATTRLEALVEIYRMMRPGEPPTREAAETLFENLFFTDDRYDLSTVGRMKFNRRLLREELNGPGTLTKSDIVDVMKQLIAIRNGVDEVDDIDHLGNRRIRSVGEMAENQFRVGLVRVERAVKERLSLGDLDTLMPQDLINAKPISAAVKEFFGSSQLSQFMDQNNPLSEVTHKRRISALGPGGLTRERAGFEVRDVHPTHYGRLCPIETPEGPNIGLINSLACYSRTNEYGFLETPYRRVVDGQITDEVDYLSAIEEGHFVIAQANAAIDEEGRLLDELVPSRHKGEATYMNADQVQYMDVSPQQIVSVAASLIPFLEHDDANRALMGSNMQRQAVPTLKADKPLVGTGIERAVAVDSGVTAVAKRGGVVDYVDASRIVVKVNEEEMLPGEAGIDIYNLTKYTRSNQNTCINQRPCVMPGERVISGDVLADGPSTDLGELALGQNLRVAFMPWNGYNFEDSILLSERVVMEDRLTTIHIQELSCISRDTKLGPEEITADIPNVGEAALSKLDESGIVYVGAEVKPGDILVGKVTPKGETQLTPEEKLLRAIFGEKASDVKDSSLRVPNSVYGTVIDVQVFTRDGVEKDKRAQDIEHMQLKQAKKDLTEEFSILEDGIFARARSVLIAAGMSADKVSKLAREKLLEQALDDEGKQVELEQIAEQYAELKADFDKKFENKRRKITQGDDLAPGVLKIVKVYLAVKRRIQPGDKMAGRHGNKGVVSTIVPIEDMPHDEHGRPVDIVLNPLGVPSRMNIGQILETHLGLAAKGIGEKIDRMIKEQQELARLREFIQEVYNLGDGVRQKVDLSTFSDDEVRVLANNLRKGMPIATPAFDGAREYEIKRLLKLADLPESGQITLFDGRTGNAFERPVTVGYMYMLKLNHLVDDKMHARSTGSYSLVTQQPLGGKAQFGGQRFGEMEVWALEAYGAAYTLQEMLTVKSDDVNGRTKMYKNIVDGDHRMEPGMPESFNVLLKEIRSLGINIELEES
- the rplJ gene encoding 50S ribosomal protein L10, whose translation is MALRLDDKKAIVAEVNEAAKGALSAVVADSRGVTVAAMTTLRKQARENGIYLKVVRNTLARLAVEETSYECLKEVFVGPTLIAFSNEHPGAAARLFKDFAKEQSAFEVKGLAFEGEFIPAADIDRLAKLPTYDEAIAKLMATMKEASAGKLVRTFAALRDKKEAEAA
- the rplL gene encoding 50S ribosomal protein L7/L12; the protein is MSITKDQIIEAVAEMSVMQVVELIEAMEEKFGVSAAAAVAVAGDAGAAAAEEQTEFDVILTGAGANKVAVIKAVRGATGLGLKEAKGLVESAPAAVKEQLSKGEAEALKKELEEAGASVELK
- a CDS encoding assimilatory sulfite reductase (NADPH) flavoprotein subunit, with translation MLLKELAAAASPLNEQQVHKLTQVAAELNATQLAWVSGYLYGISQHGQAIAAQPAAAAQPAGKLTILYASQTGNAKGVASALKAQADASGVAAELFNVADYKIKQLKKETHVLIVASTNGEGEAPDDAIEFHKQLKAGKAGKLDGLSYGVIGLGDSSYEFFCQTGKDFDEYLSKAGAKPLLARLDCDVDYEGPATDWGNSAFELLKDALSAEAANQVIPGAPATQGVASLYSKKNPYAAELSTNQKITGRDSDRDVRHIEISLEESGLTYQPGDALGVWFTNDEAQVDALLRLVELSGDTEVKVDDKSLSLREALINHYELTQGYASFVQAYAELSGSDALKALLDDKTALREYCANHQIRDIVSAQPVALTAEQLQGALRRLTPRLYSIASSQAEVDEEVHLTVGVVRFDHDGEDRAGGASSYLADRLEEGGRVRVFVEHNDNFRLPADDNTPVIMVGPGTGIAPFRAFMQERDARDAEGKNWLFFGNPHFTQDFLYQIEWQRYVKSGLLDRISLAFSRDQADKVYVQHKLKEEGAEVYAWLEQGAHFYVCGDANRMAKDVHEALIELVAQHGGKSREQAEEYVDALRSAKRYQRDVY
- the rpoC gene encoding DNA-directed RNA polymerase subunit beta' translates to MKDLLKFLKAQSKTEEFDGIKIGLASPDMIRSWSYGEVKKPETINYRTFKPERDGLFCARIFGPVKDYECLCGKYKRLKHRGVICEKCGVEVTQTKVRRERMGHIELASPVAHIWFLKSLPSRIGLLLDMTLRDIERVLYFESYVVIEPGMTSLERGQMLSEEQYLDSLEEWGDEFDAKMGAEAVLALLKDIDLEGEINVMREELDSTNSETKRKKITKRLKLMEAFHFSGNKPEWMVMTVLPVLPPDLRPLVPLDGGRFATSDLNDLYRRVINRNNRLKRLLDLAAPDIIVRNEKRMLQESVDALLDNGRRGRAITGSNKRPLKSLADMIKGKQGRFRQNLLGKRVDYSGRSVITVGPTLRLHQCGLPKKMALELFKPFIYGKLETRGLATTIKAAKKMVEREEAVVWDILDEVIREHPVLLNRAPTLHRLGIQAFEPVLIEGKAIQLHPLVCAAYNADFDGDQMAVHVPLTLEAQLEARALMMSTNNILSPANGEPIIVPSQDVVLGLYYMTRDRINAKGEGMLLTSPKEAEKVYRAGHAELHARVKVRITDFEKQEDGTLVKRTAVRDTTIGRAILSLIVPKGMPFEMIDQAMGKKQISKLLNGCYRLLGLKHSVIFADQLMYTGFHYATLSGVSVGINDMVIPDAKKDIIDEAEAEVTEIQDQFQSGLVTAGERYNKVIDIWASANERVSKAMMENLSKDTVLNRDGEEELQDSFNSIYMMADSGARGSAAQIRQLAGMRGLMAKPDGSIIETPIIANFREGLNVLQYFISTHGARKGLADTALKTANSGYLTRRLVDVAQDLVITTDDCGTHEGLWMMPLIEGGDVVEPLRERVLGRVVAEDVIKPGTEDEVLVARNTLLDEQLCDLLEASSVDRVKVRSVITCDNDHGVCAHCYGRDLARGHLVNQGEAVGVIAAQSIGEPGTQLTMRTFHIGGAASRAAAESSIQVKHSGTVKLQNAQTVTNMDGKTVIVSRSSELTIIDEMGQTRENHKLPYGAVLEQQDGGLVQAGQVVANWDPHTHPIITEVAGRVKFIDMIDGVTISRQTDELTGLSSIVVMDVNERPSSGKELRPTVKLVDDAGKDVFIPDTDLSALYFLPGRAIVSLEDGAQVNVGDAVARIPQESGGTKDITGGLPRVADLFEARQPKEPAILAEISGTISFGKETKGKRRLVITPLEGGDAYEEMIPKWRHLNVFEGEKVEKGEVLADGAESPHDILRLRGISPVANYIVNEVQEVYRLQGVKINDKHIETVVRQMLRRAEIMDAGDSDFIEGEQAEVVRIRQANRALEADGKRTIGYRHVLMGITKASLSTESFISAASFQETTRVLTEAAVAGKVDDLRGLKENVIVGRLVPAGTGFAYHQGRQARRQPEQPVKISADEAEQSLADLLNAGNADE
- the rplA gene encoding 50S ribosomal protein L1, encoding MAKLTKRMRTIRERVDATREYEINEAIALLKELATAKFVESIDVAVNLGIDARKSDQNVRGATVLPHGTGRDVRVAVFTQGANAEAAKAAGADLVGMEDLAEQVKAGELNFDVVIASPDAMRVVGMLGQILGPRGLMPNPKVGTVTPNVAEAVQNAKAGQVRYRNDKNGIIHTTIGKADFDADKLKGNLEALLGALKRAKPASSKGQYIKKVSLSTTMGAGLAVDQSGLDVA